The following is a genomic window from Dama dama isolate Ldn47 chromosome 4, ASM3311817v1, whole genome shotgun sequence.
GCTCACGGGGACGGTAGACAGGCCACTAGGCGGGGCGCCCTGGGGCACTGGcggcctgccccccaccccctcaggccCTGGGCGCCTCCCGTCGGATCCCGGGACAGGCGCCCGGGTAGAAGGGGGTCTCCGGGCCGCCGTGCCCGCAGCTCACCGTCCACGCGCAGCTCCAGGGTCGCGCTGGGCTTGGAGCCCGCGAAGGGCGGCGACGTGTCCGTGTAGACGCAGCTGTAATTGCCCGAGTCCACCGCCGAGACGTCGCGCAGCTCAAATTGGGCCTCGGGGCCCGCGGGGCTCAGGACGCGAGGCACCCAGCGCCTGCCCGCGTTCTTGCGCAGCAGGGTGAAGCGCACGCCGGCGCGGGGTGCCTGGCACCGCAGCTGCACCAGAGCGCCCGGCGCGGGGTTCAGTGTCGCGGGCTCGGCAGACAGCTCCGGCTCGGGGAGTGTCCCTGCGGGAAGAGCGCAGGAGGCTGGAGCCCAAACCGGATCCTCCCCCGGGAAGATCCGCCCCGCTCCCTCCCGGGAGGCCGGCGGGGACCATCCCCGAGCCTTCCTCCCGACCCGGCCGGGTCCTCGCAGGACTAGTCCTCCGCACTAGTCCGTGAGCGCAGGAAAATGGGGTGCGGGCGCGTTTTGTGGAAGGAGCACCCCCGAGCCCCCGACGGCCGCTTCCTCTCCTGAGCTTTACGCCCCTGGTCCGAGTCCTTAGGGGTCCTGCAGCACCTCCGGCCCCCtctacagtggcctcagggccCACCGGGGCCGGCCCTGCGCTCCTCGCCCTCGGCTCGCGGGGGAGAGCGCGCCCCGGGCACAGGCAGGGCCGCGTCTGGGCTCCGTCCCGGCTCTCTCCGCCCTCGCAGTCCCGCGATCTCGTCCCTCAGGCTCACCGTCGCTCAGCACCAGCTCGGCCGGCGCACTGTCTCGGGACCAGGCTGCCAGCTCGCCGCGCAGCCGGTAGCGGCAGGTGTAGCCGCCGCCGTCGCCCGGGGCCAGCGCGCTCAGCTTGAAGAAAACGCGGTCCGGACTGCTGCTGGCCCGGGGTACCAGCTGCTCCTCCGCGCCCCGCCGCAGCTGGAAATCCACACCGCTCAGGGGTGCCACGCAGGTGAGCGAGGCGGGCGAGCCGGGCCTCAGGACCCCGGCCGACTCCCTGTCCACCGTCAATGTGGGGGCCGGCGGcggggctgcagggagggggATGTCACTGGGGAGGCCGCTGGGGGGCCCAGCCTCCAGACCTCTGTCCCGGGAACAGCCTGCCTGTGGCGGTTCCGACACCCCTCCCCAGGCAGGGTGCTGCTTCCCACAGCCGTTCTCGGTGGGGCTGCTCAGGGTCCAGGGTAGCTTCTCGTCCTCCAGGAGcctcctcccccaggaagccctcTGGGATGGCCCACCCACTCACCCAGCTCCTCTATGGTCACCATGGCACTGGGCTCCGAGGGGGTGCCTGCTGCGTGGGTCCGGTAGCTGCAGCTGTAGTTCCCAGCCCGGTGGACTGGGAAGGtggcttgggtggactccggggcCTCAGCCACCTCCAGAAACTGGTCTTCACCTTCCCGCCTCAGCAGGAAGGTCACACCTCGAAGTCCCGTGAAGCACAGCAGCGTGGTGTTCAGGCCGGGTGTGATCCAGGACACAGGACTGGTTGAGAGTGAGGGTGCGGGCAGGGGCTCTGCGGATGGGGCAGGGGTCACGGCGGGGCAGGGGTCTCGGGTGGCTCTGCCTGAGCTGGGAGACATGGGCTCCCAGCCCGAGCTGGACCTCTGTGCTCCTGACAGTGTGAGGGAGCCAGGAGATGGACGTCTCGATGGTGGCGTAAGCCAGGAATACAAGCGGAAGGCATGGGGCTGGCCTGCCCGCAGCTTCCTGGGGATTCaatcatttattcctcacagcCTTCTAGGGTCAGTGAAAACACCACCctctttttgttcagtcactaagtctgtcCAATTGTTTggcaccccacagactgtagcccgccaggctcccctgaccgtgggattccccaggcaaggatactgcaacgggttgccatgccctcctccagggggtcttcctgacccagggattgaactggcctctcctgcactggcaggcggattctttactactcagccaccagggaagcccagtcacccttattttacagatggggacacTGGGCTCAGAGACAGCACCTGAACTGCCTGAGGCCACTGGCTGCTCCAGAGCAGCAGGAAGAGCGCAGGGAGGGTGaggcatgggcagaggagcctcccCAGTAgcccgcctcctgcctccaggccgTGGACCACACTCACCTGCTCCCGTCACCTCCACCAGGTTGCTCGGGCTGATCCAATCATTGCTGCCCTTGTAGCTGCAGCGGTAGAGGCCCCGGGTGGCGCTGGTCACTGGTCCCAGTGGGAACCTGTGCTCGTGGGCAGGGGACTCCAGGTGCACCGGTTCCTGACCCACACCATCCTTGAGGAGCTGGAACTCCTGGGTCGGCAGCGGGCTCTGGCAGGTCAGCGTCACGTTGGCCCAAGGTGCCAGCGGTGAGCCAGCCTCAGCCCACAGGGATGGCCTGGGGTCGAAGACTGCGTGGGGGAGGCAGTCAGAGCCGAGTGCCCACCTGGGGGCTCACCCCGCAGCGCCCCCCGCGCCCAGGCAAGCCCACTCACACGTCGCCTGCTCAGTCACCGGGCTCAGGGCCAGACCTGCAGAGACCCAGCTGTTAGGCCTCACTGCCATCCACCCCGCCCCCGGCCACCCCAGGGCCCAGCCTCACCCCAGAGCAGCAGGAGGGCTGCCCCAGCAAACATGGTCCACCTCCTGCAGCCTCGGGGCTGTCTGTTGGTTTATAAGGAGCAGCCGGGGTGGTGGGGCTCACCCCCGCGTCCTTCCCGGAAAGCTGGGCTCCAGGGGCAAAGGGCGAACCTTGACCCCTGGAGGCTCAGCCACAGCAACAGTCAATAACCGTGCTG
Proteins encoded in this region:
- the A1BG gene encoding alpha-1B-glycoprotein encodes the protein MFAGAALLLLWGLALSPVTEQATFFDPRPSLWAEAGSPLAPWANVTLTCQSPLPTQEFQLLKDGVGQEPVHLESPAHEHRFPLGPVTSATRGLYRCSYKGSNDWISPSNLVEVTGAEPLPAPSLSTSPVSWITPGLNTTLLCFTGLRGVTFLLRREGEDQFLEVAEAPESTQATFPVHRAGNYSCSYRTHAAGTPSEPSAMVTIEELAPPPAPTLTVDRESAGVLRPGSPASLTCVAPLSGVDFQLRRGAEEQLVPRASSSPDRVFFKLSALAPGDGGGYTCRYRLRGELAAWSRDSAPAELVLSDGTLPEPELSAEPATLNPAPGALVQLRCQAPRAGVRFTLLRKNAGRRWVPRVLSPAGPEAQFELRDVSAVDSGNYSCVYTDTSPPFAGSKPSATLELRVDGPLPRPQLRALWTGAVTPGRDAVLRCEAQVPDVSFLLLRAGEEEPLAVTWSTHRSADLVLTYVGPQHAGTYSCRYRTDGPRSLLSELSDPVELRVAGS